In one window of Niallia sp. Man26 DNA:
- a CDS encoding IS110 family transposase — translation MNYNQNHKIAQITPKTLVIGIDIAKHHHVARAQDYRGIELGSTCFFDNTQEGFRTFINWITQIKESCEMESVITGMEPTGHYWLNLAHILKEEQIKFVTVNPLHVKHSKELDDNSPTKNDVKDAKVIAQLVKDGRYAEPTIPQGVFAELRVAKKLRDLLSVDLQIVQGQVHNWIDRYFPEFFTVFKSWEGKAALHLLKLEALPEELVRYTEKELLEYLRQAVKRGIGIKKIQALKEAANRSIGIRQGAMMAKMELRTLIQKYELIQAKFEELDQTLDTLLQDIPGVNQMLEITGIGRDTVAGFFAEVGDLSEYNHPRQITKLAGLSLKENTSGKHKGRTRITKRGRKKLRALLFRASMILVAKNKAFKALHLYYITRPDNPLKKMQSLIALCNKLIRILFSIGKKQYVFKEEKMLKDIPHMHAFIKEPIAA, via the coding sequence ATGAATTATAACCAAAATCATAAAATAGCTCAAATTACACCTAAAACCTTAGTGATTGGTATTGATATAGCTAAACATCATCATGTAGCTAGAGCACAGGATTATCGTGGAATAGAGCTTGGATCTACTTGCTTTTTTGATAATACTCAAGAAGGATTTAGGACATTTATTAATTGGATTACTCAAATAAAAGAGTCTTGCGAAATGGAGTCTGTCATTACTGGAATGGAGCCAACGGGCCATTATTGGCTTAATTTAGCTCATATTCTAAAGGAGGAACAGATTAAGTTCGTTACGGTCAATCCTTTACACGTCAAGCACAGTAAAGAGCTAGACGATAACTCTCCAACTAAAAACGATGTAAAAGACGCAAAAGTCATTGCACAACTAGTCAAGGATGGTAGATACGCCGAACCAACAATCCCACAAGGGGTTTTTGCAGAACTACGAGTGGCAAAAAAATTACGTGATCTATTAAGTGTAGACTTACAAATTGTGCAAGGACAGGTACACAACTGGATTGATCGATACTTTCCAGAGTTCTTTACCGTTTTTAAAAGTTGGGAAGGGAAGGCAGCTCTTCATTTATTAAAGCTTGAAGCATTACCGGAAGAATTGGTTAGATATACAGAAAAAGAATTACTAGAATACCTTAGGCAAGCAGTGAAACGTGGTATAGGGATTAAGAAGATTCAAGCTTTAAAAGAAGCCGCCAATCGCTCGATTGGCATTCGACAAGGTGCTATGATGGCTAAAATGGAATTAAGAACCTTAATCCAAAAGTATGAACTCATTCAAGCCAAGTTCGAAGAGCTTGACCAAACTCTGGATACACTGCTTCAAGATATTCCAGGGGTTAATCAAATGTTAGAAATAACAGGGATTGGACGCGATACAGTGGCGGGTTTCTTCGCTGAAGTAGGCGATTTGAGTGAATACAATCATCCTCGTCAAATAACCAAATTGGCAGGACTTAGCTTAAAAGAAAATACATCAGGTAAGCATAAAGGGAGAACCAGAATAACCAAACGTGGTCGAAAGAAATTACGAGCATTGTTATTCCGGGCATCTATGATTCTAGTAGCCAAGAACAAGGCCTTTAAAGCCCTACATCTTTACTACATAACGAGACCTGACAATCCGTTGAAAAAGATGCAGTCTTTAATTGCTTTGTGTAACAAGCTCATCCGTATACTCTTCTCTATTGGTAAGAAACAGTATGTGTTTAAAGAGGAGAAGATGTTGAAGGACATCCCCCATATGCATGCATTTATCAAAGAACCAATAGCAGCTTAA
- a CDS encoding LysR family transcriptional regulator — MELRHLITFKTIVEKNGFNKAAEHLGYAQSSITTHVKELEKVLGNPLFDRLGKKIILTHFGKQFLPYANQIIELYNQSLTIEKEPQGELTIGISESLTICRIPQILLEFKQKYPKVSLHVKSLENYDVTKSLQSGDIDLALILEKENWKQEELHIGELVKERMVFIQPKNKKDALNTALYSDLRCSYKSVFDEYISLNQLDIKDSLEFQSIEAIKHCVKAGLGVSLVPYFSVKEELKGGIFIGEEVTKEQNSLSTYLAYHKDKWLSPSISSMISLVQKHAITWE, encoded by the coding sequence TTGGAGCTTCGCCATTTAATTACATTTAAAACCATCGTTGAAAAGAACGGATTTAATAAAGCAGCAGAACACTTGGGTTACGCACAGTCTTCTATTACTACCCATGTTAAAGAACTAGAAAAGGTATTAGGTAATCCACTTTTTGACCGTCTCGGAAAAAAAATAATATTAACTCACTTCGGTAAGCAATTTCTTCCGTATGCAAATCAAATAATTGAGCTTTACAATCAGTCACTTACTATTGAAAAGGAACCTCAAGGTGAATTAACCATTGGAATATCGGAATCATTAACCATTTGCCGAATTCCTCAGATTCTGCTTGAATTCAAGCAGAAATATCCGAAAGTGAGCCTTCACGTTAAGTCATTAGAAAATTATGATGTTACTAAGAGCCTCCAGAGTGGTGATATAGATTTAGCTTTAATATTAGAAAAGGAAAATTGGAAACAAGAAGAGTTGCATATAGGAGAATTAGTAAAAGAAAGAATGGTCTTCATCCAGCCTAAAAATAAAAAAGATGCTTTAAATACAGCGCTATATTCCGATTTAAGATGCAGTTATAAATCTGTATTTGACGAATATATTTCATTAAATCAATTAGATATTAAAGATAGTCTAGAATTCCAAAGTATAGAAGCAATCAAACACTGTGTAAAAGCTGGGTTAGGCGTATCACTTGTTCCATACTTTTCTGTAAAAGAAGAACTTAAAGGCGGGATCTTCATAGGAGAAGAAGTTACAAAAGAACAAAATTCACTATCCACTTATTTGGCTTATCACAAAGATAAATGGTTGTCACCATCTATAAGCAGTATGATAAGTCTTGTGCAGAAGCACGCAATAACTTGGGAGTAA
- a CDS encoding NADH:flavin oxidoreductase, whose translation MDKSILFQSLIMNKTELKNRVGLAPMTRISATVDGYVTDKMVKYYRSFAKGGFGLIITEGTYIDDKSSQTYQYQPGIALDGQAQAWKKVVDAVHEEGGKIFMQLQHSGPLSQGSHFSKDTIAPSAVKPKGEQLKFYFGEGEFNVPKEMTKEEMNDVKKSFVNAAQRAKAVGFDGVEIHGANGYLLDAFLTEYTNLRTDEYGGSTENRVRYLVEIASEVTKAVGNDFIVGMRISQSQVNDYFYKWSGKEEDAKIIFTSLGQSGLDYIHVTEFEAWQPAFDGGEESLVSLAKKYSQLPIIANGQLEKIEKAAEILNSGDADIVTLGKGALADHDWVKKVKNNEALSVFKPNDVLYPAANIKDFEIE comes from the coding sequence TTGGATAAAAGTATTTTGTTTCAATCTTTGATAATGAATAAAACAGAATTAAAAAATAGAGTTGGACTAGCACCAATGACTCGAATTAGTGCGACAGTAGACGGATATGTTACGGATAAGATGGTCAAATATTACCGTTCTTTCGCAAAAGGTGGATTTGGGTTAATTATTACAGAAGGTACGTATATTGATGATAAAAGTAGCCAAACGTATCAATATCAACCAGGTATTGCATTGGATGGACAAGCACAAGCTTGGAAAAAGGTTGTGGATGCCGTTCATGAAGAAGGCGGTAAAATTTTTATGCAGTTACAGCATAGTGGACCACTCTCACAAGGAAGTCACTTTTCAAAGGACACAATTGCCCCATCAGCAGTAAAGCCTAAAGGCGAACAGCTTAAATTTTATTTCGGAGAAGGGGAGTTTAATGTTCCGAAAGAAATGACAAAAGAAGAAATGAATGATGTGAAAAAAAGCTTCGTAAATGCTGCTCAAAGAGCAAAGGCTGTTGGATTTGATGGGGTTGAAATCCATGGTGCCAATGGTTATCTCTTAGATGCATTTCTTACAGAATATACAAACCTGCGCACTGATGAATATGGTGGAAGTACTGAAAACCGAGTAAGATATTTAGTTGAAATTGCATCTGAAGTGACTAAAGCTGTTGGAAATGATTTCATAGTTGGAATGCGAATCTCTCAATCACAAGTAAACGATTATTTCTACAAATGGTCAGGAAAAGAAGAAGATGCAAAAATTATTTTCACTTCCTTAGGTCAATCAGGCTTAGACTATATTCACGTCACAGAGTTCGAAGCATGGCAGCCAGCATTTGATGGAGGAGAGGAATCTTTAGTTTCTTTAGCGAAAAAATATAGCCAACTGCCCATAATTGCGAATGGTCAATTAGAAAAAATAGAAAAAGCTGCTGAAATCTTAAATAGCGGTGATGCTGATATTGTAACATTAGGAAAAGGTGCTTTAGCTGATCACGATTGGGTTAAAAAAGTGAAAAATAACGAAGCTTTATCAGTATTTAAACCAAATGATGTGCTTTACCCAGCAGCTAATATTAAGGATTTCGAGATTGAATAG
- a CDS encoding IS3 family transposase (programmed frameshift) → MERKPAGKKYNDDFKKTIVDLYHSGSPVKELSSEYGVSEVTIYKWVKDFTPIGSEKEALTPKELAEIQKENLRLKQEVEILKKGYGHIREKVTESELIDFIEEHKDQYPVQKMCEVLAVPRSSYYGSLEKTTSKRELENQELTQEIQRIHLESKARYGAPKIHKTLSNNGVCLSLKRVQRLMRKAGIRSITRKKYRPFPSKEKVVQLGNLLKRDFSTCTINEKWVADITYIPTVKDGWCYLASVLDLHSKKIVGYSFSRFMTSELVIEALQNACFSQKPRKGLILHTDLGSQYTSSEFTQHVQKYGIRQSFSQKGCPYDNACIESFHAILKKEEVYHTQYTDYRAAKLAMFQFIEGWYNRNRIHSSIGYQTPQAMEDQIRRTA, encoded by the exons TTGGAACGTAAACCTGCAGGCAAAAAATATAACGATGATTTTAAGAAAACGATTGTGGATTTGTATCATTCCGGCAGCCCGGTTAAAGAATTAAGCAGCGAATATGGCGTATCAGAAGTAACTATTTATAAATGGGTGAAAGACTTTACCCCTATTGGTTCAGAAAAAGAGGCGCTTACACCAAAAGAGTTAGCCGAGATTCAGAAAGAAAACCTTCGGTTAAAACAGGAGGTAGAAATCCTAAAAAAGG GCTATGGCCATATTCGCGAAAAAGTAACCGAATCAGAGCTCATCGATTTTATCGAGGAACACAAGGATCAATATCCCGTCCAGAAAATGTGCGAAGTACTGGCCGTGCCAAGAAGCAGTTACTATGGCTCCCTTGAAAAAACGACGTCAAAACGTGAACTGGAAAACCAGGAACTCACGCAGGAAATCCAACGGATTCACCTGGAAAGTAAGGCGCGTTATGGCGCACCGAAAATCCATAAGACCTTATCAAACAATGGGGTTTGTTTAAGCCTGAAGCGTGTCCAGCGCTTAATGAGAAAGGCAGGCATCCGTTCGATTACCAGGAAAAAATACCGTCCTTTCCCCTCAAAAGAAAAGGTTGTGCAGCTGGGTAATCTTTTAAAAAGAGACTTCTCTACCTGTACGATCAATGAGAAATGGGTGGCGGATATTACGTATATTCCTACGGTAAAAGACGGCTGGTGCTATCTGGCCTCTGTATTGGATCTGCATTCGAAAAAAATTGTTGGCTATTCTTTTTCTCGTTTTATGACTTCGGAATTAGTGATCGAAGCACTTCAAAACGCCTGTTTTTCTCAAAAGCCCCGAAAGGGCTTAATTCTTCATACCGATCTTGGCTCACAATATACCAGCAGTGAGTTTACTCAGCATGTCCAAAAATACGGAATCAGGCAGTCTTTCAGTCAGAAAGGCTGTCCTTATGACAATGCCTGTATAGAGTCATTTCACGCCATATTAAAGAAAGAAGAAGTCTATCATACCCAGTACACAGACTACCGGGCAGCGAAGCTGGCCATGTTTCAGTTTATAGAGGGCTGGTACAACAGAAACAGAATTCACAGCAGCATCGGCTATCAAACACCTCAAGCTATGGAGGATCAGATTAGAAGAACCGCTTAA
- a CDS encoding glycosyltransferase, producing the protein MKKIFLMSWILLFSLIMVTGTNTYAKPQEKHISQSQVDFENNFRKLWLDHVLWTSNYITSATTAGAEDQKQVLTRLLKNQEDIGNAIKPVYGEKAGNKLTELLKEHIVIAGKIIDAAKSGNKTTVTQLNKEWDRNADDIAAFLSEANPFLKKEELKKLLAMHLQLVTNDLTASLEKDWNARIISIDEGVTHIIIMADAISTGVVKQFPDKFK; encoded by the coding sequence ATGAAAAAGATATTTTTAATGAGCTGGATTTTGCTTTTTTCCTTAATCATGGTGACGGGAACAAATACTTACGCTAAACCGCAAGAAAAACACATTAGCCAATCACAGGTAGATTTTGAAAATAATTTCCGAAAGCTTTGGTTAGATCATGTTTTGTGGACAAGCAACTATATTACAAGCGCAACTACAGCAGGTGCAGAGGATCAAAAACAGGTTCTGACGAGACTTCTAAAAAATCAAGAGGATATTGGAAATGCAATAAAGCCTGTTTACGGCGAGAAAGCAGGGAACAAACTGACAGAGCTGCTTAAGGAGCATATTGTTATAGCAGGAAAAATTATAGATGCAGCTAAAAGCGGAAATAAAACTACAGTGACTCAGCTAAACAAAGAATGGGATAGAAATGCAGATGATATAGCTGCTTTTCTCAGTGAAGCCAACCCTTTCCTCAAAAAGGAAGAGCTAAAGAAATTATTAGCTATGCATCTCCAATTAGTCACAAATGATTTAACTGCAAGCCTGGAAAAAGACTGGAATGCTAGAATCATCTCAATTGATGAGGGTGTAACTCATATAATCATAATGGCTGATGCTATTTCAACTGGAGTTGTAAAACAGTTTCCTGATAAATTCAAATAA
- a CDS encoding CBO0543 family protein, whose protein sequence is MTTEQIQQLKQIIKQQDQVVEMWLNYWREYSNWEDWHFWFIVLMLIVPLIIIYFLIDKKRAFHIGFFGFNIHVWFTYSDALATRTAHVIYPYQAIPILPVNFALDASLVPISFMLLYQWCLKHDKSILIYGIILSAILSFIFKPVISLLNLIQLDKGMNFFYLFLNYILILLFTIGITYIFKHLNQKAKKIK, encoded by the coding sequence TTGACAACTGAACAAATACAACAATTAAAACAAATCATAAAACAACAAGACCAAGTTGTAGAAATGTGGTTAAACTACTGGAGAGAATACTCAAATTGGGAGGATTGGCATTTTTGGTTTATTGTCTTAATGTTAATAGTCCCACTAATCATTATTTACTTCTTAATAGATAAGAAAAGAGCCTTTCATATCGGTTTTTTTGGCTTTAATATTCATGTGTGGTTTACATATTCTGATGCTCTAGCTACAAGGACAGCACATGTTATTTATCCATATCAAGCCATTCCCATTTTGCCAGTCAATTTCGCTTTAGATGCTTCACTTGTTCCAATATCATTTATGTTGTTATATCAATGGTGTCTTAAACACGATAAGAGTATTTTGATATATGGTATTATACTTTCAGCAATATTATCCTTTATTTTCAAACCAGTAATAAGCTTATTAAATTTAATTCAATTAGATAAAGGGATGAATTTCTTCTATTTGTTTTTAAATTATATTTTAATATTGTTATTTACAATTGGAATTACATATATCTTTAAACATTTAAATCAAAAAGCCAAAAAAATTAAGTGA